Proteins from one Dermacentor variabilis isolate Ectoservices chromosome 1, ASM5094787v1, whole genome shotgun sequence genomic window:
- the Adck5 gene encoding aarF domain containing kinase 5 isoform X2 — protein sequence MGYTEGTEDYKAMMKRCHQRNAERILKGCLENGGLYIKLGQSLVALNHLLPREYLDTLEVLHDHALVRSKDEISELFREDFGCLPEEMFKEFNRTPIAAASLAQVFKAKTTEGKDVAVKVQYIDLQQRFSGDLHGIGILVNIVSWMHPDFNFAWILDYLRSCLVKELDFVHEAGNMERCARDLAHLPYVSVPGVHWSKTSKRVLTMDFVNGVKISDVKGIKKLGLDLADVDQKMVAAFAEQIFHTGFVHADPHPGNVFVEKGKDGKARIVLLDHGLYECISKENRLSLCQLWKSIIMNDCIGMKTHSLELGVANYPIFCEILMQRPLQRQTFRLRNQLSSEDVAYMRTMVQNHFDEVMDCIRSLPRPMLLIFRNINTVRSITKNHGHPVDRFTLMARIATRRLTLNLEHASLLIVLRHWWNCMVFELRLRLEYWQLKFSLLYLRLLLWIRGPCKDIEYMIELTAGDVSPL from the exons ATGGGATATACTGAG GGAACTGAGGATTACAAGGCCATGATGAAGCGCTGTCACCAGCGCAATGCTGAGAGAATTCTCAAGGGTTGCCTTGAGAATGGTGGCCTATACATCAAGCTCGGACAAAGTCTGGTTGCTCTCAATCACCTTTTGCCACGAGAATACCTTGACACCTTAGAAGTGCTTCATGACCATGCATTGGTGCGCAGCAAAGATGAG ATCAGTGAGCTGTTTAGGGAGGACTTTGGTTGCTTGCCTGAAGAAATGTTCAAAGAGTTCAACCGCACACCGATTGCAGCTGCCAGCCTAGCTCAAGTTTTCAAGGCAAAGACTACCGAAGGAAAAGATGTTGCTGTAAAA GTGCAGTACATTGATTTACAGCAACGATTTAGTGGAGACCTGCACGGTATTGGCATCTTGGTGAATATCGTCAGCTGGATGCACCCTGATTTCAACTTTGCTTGGATCCTTGAT TATCTTAGGTCATGCTTGGTAAAGGAGTTGGACTTTGTGCATGAAGCTGGCAACATGGAGCGTTGTGCCCGAGATCTCGCCCACCTCCCCTACGTTTCAGTTCCTGGAGTTCACTGGAGCAAGACAAGTAAA AGAGTACTCACTATGGATTTTGTGAATGGAGTCAAGATAAGTGATGTCAAGGGAATTAAAAAGCTTGGTCTTGACCTTGCTGAT GTTGACCAAAAGATGGTGGCGGCATTTGCCGAGCAGATATTTCACACTGGCTTTGTCCATGCAGACCCACATCCTGGCAATG tgtttgttgagaaaggAAAAGATGGAAAAGCAAGAATAGTTCTTTTGGATCATGGGCTATATGAGTGCATCTCTAAGGAAAACAGACTTTCTCTTTGTCAATTGTGGAAGTCCATCATAATGAATGATTGTATTGGAATGAAGACACACTCTCTTGAGTTGGGCGTTGCCA ATTACCCCATCTTCTGCGAGATCCTGATGCAGCGACCTCTGCAGCGACAAACCTTTCGCTTGCGCAATCAGCTGTCCAGTGAAGACGTGGCCTACATGCGCACCATGGTGCAGAATCACTTTGATGAGGTCATGGACTGCATTCGCAGCCTCCCTAGGCCCATGCTGCTCATATTCAG GAACATAAATACTGTGCGCTCGATCACAAAAAACCATGGGCATCCTGTTGATCGCTTTACTTTGATGGCTCGCATTGCTACTCGGCGGCTGACCTTGAATCTGGaacatgccagcttgctgatcgTACTGCGCCACTGGTGGAATTGCATGGTGTTTGAGTTGAGGCTCAG GTTGGAGTACTGGCAGTTGAAATTCTCACTGCTGTACCTGCGTTTATTGCTCTGGATCAGAGGGCCTTGCAAGGACATCGAATATATGATTGAGCTTACTGCTGGGGATGTATCTCCACTGTAA